In Sphingomonas sp. G-3-2-10, a single window of DNA contains:
- a CDS encoding GNAT family N-acetyltransferase, producing the protein MQQQISVEWDKSGSVAQEAAAFAARVVATDPRYISHGEIQTGLSPDGERWVDNLDALYAEDFAELGDERDLVIARDGGGVLVGMAVVAWEETPRRRFAVLEDMAVEPARRSLGIGETLLKAVEARVAERGVDWLFLESGLQNHGAHRFFERNGFHTVSHVFAKRL; encoded by the coding sequence TTGCAGCAGCAAATATCTGTCGAGTGGGACAAGTCAGGCAGCGTAGCGCAGGAAGCGGCGGCGTTTGCCGCGCGCGTGGTCGCGACCGATCCGCGCTATATCAGCCACGGCGAGATCCAGACCGGCCTCAGCCCCGATGGCGAGCGCTGGGTCGACAATCTCGACGCGCTCTATGCCGAGGACTTCGCCGAACTGGGTGACGAGCGCGATCTGGTGATTGCGCGCGATGGTGGCGGCGTTCTGGTCGGCATGGCCGTTGTCGCATGGGAGGAAACGCCGCGCCGCCGCTTCGCGGTGCTGGAGGACATGGCCGTGGAGCCTGCGCGCCGGTCGTTGGGGATCGGCGAGACGCTGTTGAAGGCCGTCGAGGCGCGGGTGGCGGAACGCGGCGTGGACTGGCTGTTCCTGGAGAGCGGGCTGCAAAACCACGGCGCGCATCGCTTCTTCGAACGCAACGGGTTCCACACGGTGTCGCACGTCTTCGCCAAGCGCCTATAA
- the aspS gene encoding aspartate--tRNA ligase: MHAYRTHTCAALRATDVGQEVRLSGWINRTREHANVLFVDLRDHYGITQVVIETDSDLFKTVDALGPESVITVTGKVSARSPETLNPKLPTGEIEVFPSAVTVQSAADKLPLPVFGDAEYPEEIRLKNRFLDLRRERLHKNIMLRSNVISSLRQRMIAQGFTEFQTPILTASSPEGARDYLVPSRVHPGKFYALPQAPQMFKQLLMVAGFDRYFQIAPCFRDEDARADRSPGEFYQLDFEMSYVTQDDVFAAIEPVLHGVFEEFADWDGKGRTVSPLPFKRIPYKESMAKYGNDKPDLRNPLLISDVSDFFKGSGFGRFASMVEEGSVVRAVAAPNTHEKSRKFFDEMNSWAQSEGFPGLGYATQKDGVFGGPIANNHGQDGMKAIADAMGLGPNDGIFFAAGKEAQAAKLAGLARTRVADQLDLIDKSRFEFCWIVDFPMFEYDEDNKKVDFSHNPFSMPQGELEALNTKDPLDILAYQYDIVCNGVELSSGAIRNHRPEIMYKAFEIAGYTQAEVDTNFAGMINAFKFGAPPHGGSAPGVDRIVMLLADEPNIREVIVFPMTQKAEDLMMQAPAEVSPKQLKELHIKLANDGPKAG, translated from the coding sequence ATGCACGCCTATCGTACGCACACCTGCGCCGCACTTCGCGCGACCGATGTCGGTCAGGAAGTCCGCCTCTCCGGGTGGATCAATCGCACGCGCGAACATGCCAATGTGCTCTTCGTCGATCTGCGCGATCATTACGGCATCACCCAGGTCGTGATCGAAACCGATTCGGATCTGTTCAAGACCGTCGATGCGCTCGGCCCCGAGTCGGTCATCACCGTCACGGGCAAGGTTTCGGCACGCTCGCCCGAGACGCTGAACCCCAAGCTGCCGACCGGCGAGATCGAAGTGTTCCCCAGCGCGGTGACGGTCCAGTCGGCCGCCGACAAGCTGCCGCTGCCGGTGTTCGGCGATGCCGAATATCCCGAGGAAATCCGCCTCAAGAACCGCTTCCTCGATCTGCGCCGCGAGCGGCTGCACAAGAACATCATGCTGCGTTCGAACGTCATCTCGTCGCTGCGCCAGCGGATGATCGCTCAGGGCTTCACCGAATTCCAGACGCCGATCCTGACCGCGTCGAGCCCCGAAGGCGCGCGCGACTATCTGGTTCCGTCGCGCGTCCATCCGGGCAAGTTCTACGCGCTGCCGCAGGCGCCGCAGATGTTCAAGCAGCTGCTGATGGTCGCGGGCTTCGACCGCTATTTCCAGATCGCGCCGTGCTTCCGCGACGAGGATGCCCGCGCCGACCGTTCGCCCGGCGAATTCTACCAGCTCGATTTCGAGATGAGCTATGTCACCCAGGACGACGTGTTCGCCGCGATCGAGCCGGTGCTGCACGGCGTGTTCGAGGAATTCGCGGACTGGGACGGCAAGGGCCGCACCGTTTCGCCGCTGCCGTTCAAGCGCATCCCGTACAAGGAATCGATGGCCAAGTACGGCAACGACAAGCCCGATCTGCGCAACCCGCTGCTGATCAGCGACGTCTCGGACTTCTTCAAGGGCTCGGGCTTCGGCCGCTTCGCCTCGATGGTCGAGGAAGGTAGCGTCGTCCGCGCAGTCGCAGCACCCAACACGCACGAAAAGTCGCGCAAATTCTTCGACGAGATGAACTCGTGGGCGCAGTCGGAAGGCTTCCCGGGCCTCGGCTATGCCACCCAGAAGGATGGCGTGTTCGGCGGCCCGATCGCCAACAACCACGGCCAGGACGGCATGAAGGCGATCGCCGATGCGATGGGCCTCGGCCCGAACGACGGCATCTTCTTCGCGGCCGGCAAGGAAGCGCAGGCGGCCAAGCTCGCCGGCCTCGCCCGCACCCGCGTGGCGGACCAGCTCGACCTGATCGACAAGTCGCGTTTCGAATTCTGCTGGATCGTCGATTTCCCGATGTTCGAGTATGACGAGGACAACAAGAAGGTCGATTTCAGCCACAACCCCTTCAGTATGCCACAGGGCGAGCTGGAGGCGCTGAACACGAAGGACCCGCTCGATATCCTCGCCTATCAGTATGACATCGTCTGCAACGGCGTGGAGCTCTCGTCGGGCGCGATCCGGAACCATCGTCCGGAGATCATGTACAAGGCGTTCGAAATCGCCGGCTACACCCAGGCGGAGGTGGACACGAACTTCGCGGGCATGATCAACGCGTTCAAGTTCGGCGCGCCGCCGCACGGCGGTTCGGCGCCGGGCGTGGACCGCATCGTGATGCTGCTGGCCGACGAGCCGAACATTCGCGAAGTGATCGTGTTCCCGATGACCCAGAAGGCCGAGGACCTGATGATGCAGGCGCCGGCCGAAGTCAGCCCGAAGCAGCTCAAGGAACTGCACATCAAGCTGGCGAACGACGGCCCCAAGGCAGGCTGA